A region from the Brassica napus cultivar Da-Ae chromosome C8, Da-Ae, whole genome shotgun sequence genome encodes:
- the LOC106385233 gene encoding transcription factor PAR2-like, whose translation MEKTLATSHTKRSSPSPSTTVTARPDGFTRRTRQRLSNATTSVSESDVEDDDDEEAVEEKIETLQTIVPGGTALEVDELFEETASYILALQCQIKAIKVLTAFLERCD comes from the coding sequence ATGGAGAAAACCCTAGCTACCTCCCACACCAAACGCTCCTCTCCGTCACCTTCCACCACCGTGACCGCACGCCCCGACGGTTTCACTCGCAGAACAAGACAGAGATTGTCAAATGCAACGACGAGTGTAAGCGAGAGTGACgtagaagatgatgatgatgaagaagcagTCGAGGAGAAGATTGAGACTCTTCAGACAATAGTTCCCGGAGGAACGGCGCTCGAAGTCGACGAGCTGTTTGAAGAGACGGCGAGTTACATTTTGGCTCTGCAGTGTCAGATCAAAGCCATTAAAGTTCTCACTGCGTTTCTTGAGCGTTGTGACTAG
- the LOC106368311 gene encoding probable NAD(P)H dehydrogenase (quinone) FQR1-like 2, with the protein MGQLWKEQTVAGKPAGFFVSTGTQGGGQETTAWTAITQLVHHGMLIVPIGYTFGAGMFKMDSIHGGSPYGAGVFAGDGSIEATETELALAEPQ; encoded by the exons ATGGGGCAGCTGTGGAAGGAGCAGACGGTCGCCGGGAAGCCTGCTGGGTTCTTCGTGAGTACGGGGACTCAGGGAGGTGGACAAGAGACCACTGC ATGGACAGCAATCACACAGCTGGTGCATCACGGGATGCTAATCGTCCCCATAGGCTACACATTTGGAGCAGGAATGTTCAAAATGGACTCGATCCATGGAGGCTCACCTTATGGAGCCGGTGTGTTCGCTGGTGATGGCTCAATAGAAGCTACGGAGACAGAGTTGGCTCTTGCTGAACCTCAATGA
- the LOC125592017 gene encoding uncharacterized protein LOC125592017, whose translation MAYYLTDGIYPNWATFIQSIPLPQGPKAELFAERQESTIKDVEQAFGVLQSRFAIVKNPALLWDKEKIGKIMRTCVILHNMIVENERHGYAQIDTSEFQSGESSRSSKVQRRESIHVGDMLGIRREVRDKEKHDRLKADLMENIWQKFGNED comes from the coding sequence atGGCCTACTACCTTACGGACGGAATTTATCCGAATTgggcaacatttatccaatccatcccacttcctcaaggtcctaaagctGAGCTATTTGCTGAACGTCAAGAATCCACCATAAAAGATGTCGAAcaggcttttggagtattgcaatcgAGGTTTGCAATTGTTAAAAACCCAGCTCTACTATGGGACAAGGAAAAGATAGGAAAGATTATGAGAACTTGTGTtatattgcacaatatgatagtagagaacGAACGACACGGATACGCTCAAATTGATACATCTGAGTTCCAGTCAGGAGAGTCAAGCAGAAGTTCGAAGGTGCAACGGAGAGAAAGTATTCATGTCGGTGATATGTTAGGCATTCGCAGAGAAGTTCGAGATAAAGAGAAGCATGatcgtttgaaagctgatttaatggaaaatatatGGCAAAAGTTTGGTAatgaagattaa
- the LOC106363603 gene encoding glutathione S-transferase T3-like — translation MEPFSYNSPGFVNLLASQSSPPKDVDSAEAVGNSPGLVKPLERRKWVVKEDLVLISAWLNTSKDPIIANEQKAGAFWKRIEEYFNSSPQLIGAVPREWSQCKQRWGRVNEQVSKFVRCHEAALKEQTSGQNENDVMKAAHDIFLNVFNVKFALEHCWRELRFDQKWRSHALSKDGGKEKRKEACPEVVADDEEVRPPGVKASKAAKRKKHGNEAAYDQIETMLALKNNISKQKILDRLIGRNEETLSDQEKSLKYKLIGEML, via the coding sequence atggaacctTTCTCCTACAACTCTCCCGGGTTTGTTAACCTTTTAGCTTCGCAGAGCAGTCCCCCAAAAGACGTGGACTCTGCTGAGGCAGTTGGTAACTCACCCGGGTTAGTTAAACCTTTGGAAAGAAGAAAGTGGGTTGTCAAAGAAGACCTTGTGCTCATTAGCGCTTGGTTGAACACGAGCAAGGATCCCATAATCGCTAATGAGCAGAAGGCAGGAGCGTTTTGGAAGAGAATAGAGGAGTATTTTAACTCAAGCCCTCAGCTCATTGGCGCCGTTCCTAGAGAATGGAGTcaatgtaagcagaggtggggaaggGTGAATGAGCAGGTGTCCAAGTTCGTGCGTTGCCATGAAGCCGCTTTGAAGGAGCAGACAAGCGggcaaaatgagaatgatgtcaTGAAAGCTGCACATGACATCTTCTTAAATGTCTTTAATGTCAAGTTCGCACTTGAACATTGCTGGAGGGAGCTGAGATTTGATCAGAAATGGAGGTCACACGCGTTGTCGAAAGATGGTGGAAAGGAGAAGAGGAAGGAAGCATGTCCGGAGGTGGTGGCTGACGATGAAGAGGTGAGGCCTCCTGGTGTAAAGGCGAGCAAAGCAGCGAAGCGCAAGAAACACGGGAATGAAGCAGCTTATGATCAAATAGAAACCATGCTAGCTCTGAAAAATAACATTTCCAAACAAAAGATCCTTGATCGTCTCATTGGCAGAAATGAGGAGACTCTTTCTGATCAAGAAAAATCCCTTAAGTATAAACTAATTGGTGAAATGCTTTGA